In Myxococcus guangdongensis, one genomic interval encodes:
- a CDS encoding hemin-degrading factor has product MISQTASTASSAEPTALRQRWTALREAEPRTRIRDAAQQLGVSEAQLLATGVGEDVVRLDLRLDALLPRLDTLGKVMTLTRNESAVHEKRGLYRNVEVNGAVALVLDENIDLRLFLTRWRFGYAVRETRPEGVRRSLHFFDPAGMALHKIYLEDEQGVSAFERIVEDFTHAEQTKVVPVEAATAPEAPRPDADIDVAGMVEGWRGLQDTHDFFPLLRRFKVARTQALRLVGKEFVTPVAPASLTWVLEKAAASGLAIMVFVGNPGAIQIHTGPVHTVKAMGPWMNVLDPSFNLHLRTDHIHSAWIVRKPTRDGVVTSLELFDKDGENIALLFGKRKPGVPESAEWRALVDALVAALPAPGVAS; this is encoded by the coding sequence ATGATTTCCCAGACCGCCTCCACGGCCTCCTCCGCCGAGCCCACCGCCCTTCGCCAGCGCTGGACCGCGCTGCGCGAGGCAGAGCCCCGCACGCGCATCCGTGACGCGGCCCAGCAGCTCGGCGTGAGCGAGGCCCAGCTCCTCGCCACCGGCGTGGGCGAGGACGTCGTCCGGTTGGACCTGCGCCTCGACGCGCTGCTGCCCCGGCTGGACACGCTGGGCAAGGTGATGACGCTCACGCGCAACGAGAGCGCGGTGCACGAGAAGCGCGGCCTGTACCGCAACGTCGAGGTGAACGGCGCCGTCGCGCTGGTGCTCGACGAGAACATCGACCTGCGCCTGTTCCTGACGCGCTGGCGCTTCGGCTACGCGGTGCGCGAGACGCGGCCCGAGGGTGTCCGCCGCAGCCTGCACTTCTTCGACCCCGCCGGCATGGCCCTCCACAAAATCTACCTGGAGGACGAGCAGGGCGTCTCCGCGTTCGAGCGCATCGTCGAGGACTTCACCCACGCGGAGCAGACGAAGGTCGTCCCCGTGGAGGCGGCCACGGCGCCCGAGGCGCCGCGTCCGGACGCGGACATCGACGTGGCGGGCATGGTGGAGGGCTGGCGCGGGCTGCAGGACACGCACGACTTCTTCCCGCTGCTGCGCCGCTTCAAGGTCGCGCGCACCCAGGCGCTGCGGCTGGTGGGCAAGGAGTTCGTCACCCCCGTGGCGCCCGCGTCGCTGACGTGGGTGCTGGAGAAGGCGGCGGCCTCGGGGCTGGCCATCATGGTGTTCGTGGGTAACCCCGGCGCCATCCAGATCCACACCGGCCCGGTGCACACGGTGAAGGCCATGGGGCCGTGGATGAACGTGCTGGACCCCAGCTTCAACCTGCACCTGCGCACCGACCACATCCACTCGGCCTGGATTGTCCGCAAGCCCACGCGGGACGGCGTCGTCACGTCGCTGGAGCTGTTCGACAAGGACGGCGAGAACATCGCGCTGCTCTTCGGCAAGCGCAAGCCGGGCGTGCCCGAGTCCGCCGAGTGGCGGGCGCTGGTGGATGCGCTCGTCGCCGCGCTGCCCGCGCCCGGGGTGGCGTCATGA
- a CDS encoding HmuY family protein, whose amino-acid sequence MSRPTFLSASRFGRVAAALCLSGLLAACGDDLEPKPGDDLEPTDGTHISHVSNADGSITTTVNATDSSLWIGLDLDEGAQVPPETDALWDLSFNRYHIRSRGGVNGTGGVEVAVVTGQDFAALTQAPASGYAVDKDDGDDEGADPDTVFEANGAWYSYDVSTHKLTPRAQLYVVRSDSGAYFKVKMESYYDDAGTPAMLKLRWSKLTAPTGGAGVDEVPSEGISAEVSR is encoded by the coding sequence ATGTCCCGCCCCACCTTCCTCTCCGCGTCCCGCTTCGGCCGCGTCGCCGCCGCGCTGTGCCTGTCCGGTCTGCTCGCCGCCTGCGGTGACGACCTGGAGCCCAAGCCGGGCGACGACCTGGAGCCGACGGACGGCACGCACATCAGCCACGTGAGCAACGCGGATGGCTCCATCACCACCACGGTGAACGCCACCGACTCGTCGCTCTGGATTGGCCTGGACCTGGACGAGGGCGCGCAGGTGCCGCCGGAGACGGACGCGCTCTGGGATTTGTCCTTCAATCGCTACCACATCCGCTCGCGCGGCGGCGTCAACGGCACGGGCGGCGTGGAGGTGGCGGTGGTGACCGGTCAGGACTTCGCGGCACTGACCCAGGCGCCCGCGAGCGGCTACGCGGTGGACAAGGACGACGGCGACGACGAGGGCGCGGACCCGGACACCGTCTTCGAGGCGAACGGCGCCTGGTACTCGTATGACGTGTCCACGCACAAGCTGACGCCGCGCGCGCAGCTGTACGTGGTGCGCAGCGACTCCGGTGCGTACTTCAAGGTGAAGATGGAGTCCTACTACGACGACGCCGGCACGCCCGCGATGCTCAAGCTGCGCTGGTCGAAGCTGACGGCGCCCACGGGCGGTGCGGGCGTCGATGAAGTGCCGTCCGAAGGAATCTCCGCCGAAGTCTCGCGTTGA